The following proteins are co-located in the Pseudomonas antarctica genome:
- the secG gene encoding preprotein translocase subunit SecG: MLETVVVVFHLLAALGVVALVLLQQGKGADAGASFGAGASNTVFGSQGSSTFLSKFTAILAAGFFITSLGLGYFAKEKAHVLTQVGLPNPAVLEVPKAKPASDDVPVLQEQKSATPATDVPPAQEQK, from the coding sequence ATGCTGGAAACAGTCGTAGTCGTTTTTCATCTGTTGGCTGCCCTGGGCGTAGTTGCCCTGGTTTTGTTGCAACAGGGTAAAGGTGCGGATGCTGGTGCGTCTTTCGGTGCAGGTGCTTCAAATACTGTGTTCGGAAGCCAAGGTTCCTCTACCTTTCTTAGTAAGTTTACTGCTATACTTGCCGCCGGTTTCTTCATAACCAGCTTAGGGTTAGGTTACTTTGCTAAAGAGAAAGCTCATGTGCTGACTCAAGTAGGTTTGCCAAACCCAGCAGTGTTGGAAGTACCAAAAGCAAAACCGGCTTCTGATGATGTCCCGGTGCTTCAAGAGCAAAAGTCGGCTACTCCAGCGACTGACGTACCTCCAGCTCAAGAGCAAAAGTAA
- the tpiA gene encoding triose-phosphate isomerase, translating to MRRTMVAGNWKMHGTRASVAELINGLRHLALPSGVDIAVFPPCLHINQVVDGLKGKSIQVGAQNSAVEPMQGALTGEISPSQLVDAGCSYVLVGHSERRQMMGERDGTLNRKFAAAQACGLIPVLCIGETLEQRESGKTLEVVSRQLGSIIEELGVGAFAKAVIAYEPVWAIGTGLTATPQQAQDVHAAIRAQLAAENSEVAQGVRLLYGGSVKAANAVELFGMPDIDGGLIGGASLNADEFGAICRAAGN from the coding sequence ATGCGTCGCACTATGGTAGCTGGTAACTGGAAGATGCACGGTACCCGCGCCAGTGTCGCTGAGCTGATCAATGGCCTTCGTCACTTGGCCTTGCCTAGCGGTGTTGATATTGCGGTTTTCCCGCCTTGCTTGCATATCAACCAGGTGGTTGATGGCTTGAAAGGTAAGTCGATCCAGGTCGGCGCGCAGAATTCTGCGGTGGAGCCCATGCAAGGTGCTTTGACCGGTGAGATTTCGCCGAGTCAGTTGGTAGATGCGGGTTGTTCCTATGTGCTTGTCGGGCACTCCGAGCGCCGTCAGATGATGGGCGAACGTGATGGGACACTCAATCGCAAGTTTGCAGCAGCACAGGCTTGTGGCTTGATTCCGGTGTTGTGCATAGGGGAGACCCTCGAGCAGCGCGAATCTGGCAAGACTCTTGAAGTTGTCTCGCGTCAGCTGGGCAGCATCATCGAGGAGCTGGGTGTTGGTGCGTTTGCAAAGGCAGTAATTGCTTACGAGCCGGTCTGGGCCATTGGCACCGGGCTGACTGCTACACCGCAACAGGCGCAGGATGTGCACGCAGCCATTCGCGCGCAGTTGGCGGCAGAGAATTCTGAGGTCGCACAAGGTGTGCGGCTTCTATACGGCGGCAGCGTGAAGGCGGCCAATGCGGTCGAACTGTTCGGCATGCCGGATATCGATGGGGGGCTCATTGGTGGGGCTTCCCTGAATGCAGATGAGTTCGGTGCGATTTGTCGCGCCGCGGGAAACTGA
- the glmM gene encoding phosphoglucosamine mutase, which produces MTKKYFGTDGIRGRVGEFPITPDFMLKLGWAAGMAFRSMGACRILVGKDTRISGYMFESALEAGLSAAGADVMLLGPMPTPAIAYLTRTFHAEAGIVISASHNPHDDNGIKFFSGQGTKLPDAIELMIEELLDAPMTVVESSKLGKVSRINDASGRYIEFCKSSVPTSTNFAGLKIVVDCAHGATYKVAPSVFKELGADVTVLSAQPNGLNINENCGSTHMEQLQAAVLAEHADLGIAFDGDGDRVLMVDHTGAVVDGDDLLFIIARDLHERDKLQGGVVGTLMSNLGLELALADLGIPFVRANVGDRYVIAELLERNWQVGGENSGHVVCFQHTTTGDAIIAALQVLLSLRRREESLAQARQALRKCPQVLLNVRFAGGENPIEHPAVKDACERVTLAMAGRGRVLLRKSGTEPLVRVMVEGEDETQVRGHAEDLAKLVTEICA; this is translated from the coding sequence ATGACTAAAAAATATTTTGGCACCGACGGTATCCGTGGTCGGGTCGGCGAATTTCCGATTACGCCTGATTTCATGCTCAAGCTGGGTTGGGCGGCAGGTATGGCGTTCCGCAGCATGGGCGCTTGCCGCATTCTGGTGGGCAAGGACACCCGTATTTCCGGTTACATGTTTGAGTCCGCGCTGGAGGCTGGCTTGTCCGCCGCCGGTGCCGACGTAATGCTGCTGGGGCCAATGCCGACGCCGGCGATCGCTTACCTGACGCGTACCTTCCACGCTGAAGCCGGTATCGTGATCAGTGCCTCGCACAACCCTCATGATGACAATGGCATCAAGTTTTTCTCGGGGCAGGGCACCAAGCTGCCGGATGCGATTGAGCTGATGATCGAAGAGCTGCTGGATGCACCGATGACGGTGGTCGAGTCCAGCAAGCTGGGCAAGGTCTCGCGCATCAATGACGCGTCTGGCCGCTACATCGAATTCTGCAAGAGCAGCGTGCCGACCAGTACCAATTTTGCCGGGCTGAAGATTGTTGTCGATTGCGCTCATGGTGCGACCTACAAAGTGGCTCCGAGTGTATTCAAGGAGCTGGGCGCCGATGTGACCGTGCTGTCGGCTCAGCCGAATGGTTTGAACATCAACGAAAACTGCGGCTCCACCCATATGGAGCAACTGCAGGCGGCCGTCCTGGCTGAGCATGCTGATCTCGGTATTGCTTTTGACGGGGATGGTGATCGTGTCCTGATGGTGGATCACACTGGGGCTGTCGTGGATGGTGATGATTTGTTGTTCATCATTGCTCGCGACCTGCATGAGCGTGACAAGTTGCAGGGCGGCGTCGTTGGCACTCTGATGAGTAACCTGGGCCTGGAACTGGCCTTGGCAGATCTTGGAATTCCCTTCGTTCGCGCCAATGTCGGTGACCGCTATGTAATCGCCGAGCTGCTGGAGCGTAACTGGCAGGTGGGCGGTGAGAACTCGGGGCATGTGGTTTGCTTCCAGCACACGACGACTGGCGATGCAATTATTGCCGCGTTGCAGGTGTTGCTGTCCTTGCGTCGTCGTGAGGAGAGCCTCGCTCAGGCGCGACAGGCTCTGCGTAAGTGCCCGCAGGTTTTGCTCAATGTGCGTTTCGCCGGTGGCGAAAACCCGATCGAACACCCTGCGGTCAAAGACGCCTGCGAGCGCGTGACCCTGGCAATGGCGGGGCGTGGGCGGGTGTTGCTGCGCAAGTCCGGCACGGAGCCTCTGGTGCGCGTCATGGTCGAAGGTGAGGACGAAACACAGGTTCGCGGTCATGCCGAAGACCTGGCAAAACTGGTAACTGAAATTTGCGCCTGA
- the folP gene encoding dihydropteroate synthase — protein sequence MTSALSSTRLPCGNRVLDLAHTHVMGILNVTPDSFSDGGRFSQLDAALRHAEAMVAAGATLIDVGGESTRPGARVVSPLEELERVAPIVERIARELDVIISVDTSTPAVMRETARLGAGLINDVRSLQRDGALDAAAATGLPVCLMHMLGEPGNMQDSPHYDDLVGEVSGFLAERIAQCAKVGIAAEKIILDPGFGFAKTLQHNLSLFKHMQALHALGRPLLVGVSRKSMIGLALSRPVGERLYGGLALAALAVTKGARILRVHDVAETVDVVRMLAAVESAE from the coding sequence ATGACTTCTGCGTTGTCCTCAACCCGGTTGCCTTGCGGCAACCGGGTTCTTGATTTGGCCCATACACATGTCATGGGCATTCTTAATGTAACCCCCGATTCCTTTTCCGACGGCGGCCGCTTCAGTCAACTCGATGCGGCATTGCGTCATGCCGAGGCGATGGTGGCAGCGGGCGCGACCTTGATTGATGTCGGTGGTGAGTCGACTCGCCCTGGTGCTCGCGTTGTTTCTCCTCTCGAGGAGTTGGAGCGAGTGGCGCCTATCGTCGAGCGCATTGCTCGTGAGTTGGACGTGATCATCTCGGTGGATACATCGACTCCGGCCGTGATGCGCGAGACGGCGCGCCTGGGTGCGGGGCTCATCAACGATGTGCGCTCCCTCCAGCGAGACGGTGCCCTGGATGCGGCAGCGGCAACCGGTCTGCCTGTATGCCTGATGCATATGCTGGGAGAGCCCGGCAATATGCAAGACAGTCCACACTACGACGATCTCGTTGGTGAAGTGAGTGGGTTTCTTGCTGAAAGGATCGCTCAGTGCGCCAAGGTTGGAATTGCTGCCGAAAAAATCATCCTTGATCCTGGGTTTGGCTTTGCCAAAACCCTTCAGCACAATTTAAGTCTGTTCAAACATATGCAGGCCTTGCATGCGCTTGGTCGGCCCCTGTTGGTCGGTGTTTCGCGCAAGAGCATGATAGGGCTCGCATTGAGTCGACCGGTGGGTGAGCGGTTGTACGGTGGCCTTGCTCTGGCAGCGCTCGCGGTTACCAAGGGCGCGCGTATCTTGCGTGTGCATGACGTCGCCGAGACGGTCGATGTGGTGCGTATGCTTGCCGCCGTAGAATCAGCCGAATAA